A single region of the Streptomyces caelestis genome encodes:
- a CDS encoding NUDIX hydrolase family protein has product MSDMTETTPGWLSSDELEMTRARMPILYVDAVPVRVDGSGEVTSVGVLLRMGPDGTVSRTLVSGRVLHHERVRDALLRHLEKDLGPVALPHVPPSLQPFTVAEYFPTQGVTPYHDPRQHAVSLAYIVPVTGDCRPRQDALDLVWFSPQEAVSEAVQSEMPGGHGVLLKQALAHAGCVI; this is encoded by the coding sequence ATGTCTGACATGACCGAAACCACGCCCGGCTGGCTGTCCTCCGACGAACTGGAGATGACACGCGCCCGCATGCCGATCCTGTACGTCGACGCCGTCCCGGTCCGTGTCGACGGCAGCGGCGAAGTCACGAGTGTCGGTGTGCTGCTGCGCATGGGACCCGACGGAACGGTCAGCCGGACGCTGGTCTCCGGCCGTGTGCTGCACCACGAACGGGTCCGCGACGCCCTGCTGCGCCACCTGGAGAAGGACCTCGGTCCGGTCGCCCTGCCCCACGTCCCGCCGTCGCTCCAGCCGTTCACGGTCGCGGAGTACTTCCCGACGCAAGGCGTCACGCCGTACCACGACCCCCGCCAGCACGCGGTGTCCCTCGCCTACATCGTGCCGGTGACGGGCGACTGCCGGCCCCGGCAGGACGCGCTGGACCTGGTGTGGTTCAGCCCTCAGGAAGCCGTCTCGGAGGCGGTGCAGAGCGAGATGCCGGGCGGCCACGGGGTGCTGCTCAAGCAGGCGCTGGCCCATGCGGGCTGCGTGATCTGA
- a CDS encoding SAM-dependent methyltransferase gives MSESHTPPSGSARLNTGVAHNARVWNYWIGGKDNYEVDQRVGEHVAGMFPIIRDIARADRDFLGRAVSFLAGERGVRQFLDIGTGLPTADNTHEIAQRIAPDSRIVYVDNDPIVLVHARTLLTGTRDGVTAYIDADVHDPEAIVERAGHTLDFNRPVAVMMLGILNFVLDAEQARDIVRRVMAAVPSGSFLVLTHPTFDDELGGAGQIPAMKFWNENATPPITARSGADIAAFLDGLELLDPGMVSCGQWRADAGSAVLVPQYGAVAVKP, from the coding sequence GTGAGTGAGAGCCACACCCCGCCGAGCGGCTCGGCGAGGCTGAACACCGGTGTGGCGCACAACGCGCGCGTGTGGAACTACTGGATCGGCGGCAAGGACAACTACGAGGTCGACCAGCGGGTCGGCGAGCACGTGGCCGGCATGTTCCCGATCATCCGGGACATCGCCCGGGCGGACCGGGACTTCCTGGGCCGGGCCGTGTCGTTCCTGGCCGGCGAGCGCGGAGTGCGGCAGTTCCTGGACATCGGCACGGGGCTGCCGACGGCGGACAACACCCACGAGATCGCCCAGCGGATCGCGCCCGACTCACGGATCGTCTACGTCGACAACGACCCGATCGTGCTGGTACACGCCCGCACCCTGCTGACCGGCACCCGCGACGGCGTCACCGCCTACATCGACGCCGACGTGCACGACCCGGAGGCCATCGTCGAACGGGCCGGGCACACCCTGGACTTCAACCGGCCCGTGGCCGTCATGATGCTGGGCATCCTCAACTTCGTCCTGGACGCGGAGCAGGCCCGGGACATCGTGCGCCGCGTGATGGCCGCGGTCCCTTCCGGCAGCTTCCTGGTCCTCACCCACCCGACCTTCGACGACGAGCTCGGCGGCGCGGGGCAGATCCCGGCCATGAAGTTCTGGAACGAGAACGCCACTCCCCCGATCACCGCCCGCAGCGGCGCGGACATCGCCGCGTTCCTCGACGGTCTGGAGCTGCTCGATCCGGGCATGGTCTCGTGCGGGCAGTGGCGTGCCGACGCCGGCTCGGCCGTGCTGGTGCCGCAGTACGGCGCGGTGGCCGTGAAGCCCTGA
- a CDS encoding response regulator transcription factor — MTTPVPHGEPGAAARRGAPIRVLIADDQDMIRTGFRFFLDAQPDITVVAEARDGEEAVALARRERPDVCLLDIRMPKLDGLEATRLLAGPDVADPMRVVVVTTFDLDEYVYGALRGGACGFLLKDSGPTLLAEAVRAAAAGDSLVSPSVTVRLLKHVTAATAADTAPRPKPRAPSPAPSAPPREPLTERELDVVRLVALGRTNAEIAAELYVSLSTVKTHLSSVQLKLAARNRVEIAAWAWQNGHARAGA, encoded by the coding sequence ATGACGACCCCCGTCCCACACGGCGAGCCCGGCGCCGCCGCCCGCCGCGGCGCTCCCATCCGGGTGCTCATCGCGGACGACCAGGACATGATCCGCACCGGATTCCGGTTCTTCCTCGACGCCCAGCCGGACATCACCGTGGTCGCCGAGGCCCGTGACGGCGAGGAGGCCGTGGCGCTGGCCCGCCGCGAGCGGCCGGACGTGTGCCTGCTGGACATCCGGATGCCGAAGCTGGACGGGCTGGAGGCGACCCGGCTGCTGGCCGGGCCGGACGTCGCCGACCCCATGCGGGTCGTCGTCGTCACCACCTTCGACCTCGACGAGTACGTGTACGGCGCGCTGCGCGGCGGCGCCTGCGGCTTCCTGCTCAAGGACTCCGGTCCGACGCTCCTCGCGGAGGCCGTCCGGGCCGCCGCCGCGGGCGACTCGCTGGTCTCCCCGTCGGTCACGGTCCGGCTGCTCAAGCACGTCACCGCGGCGACGGCCGCCGACACCGCACCACGGCCGAAGCCCCGGGCCCCCTCCCCGGCCCCCTCGGCTCCGCCCCGGGAGCCGCTGACCGAGCGCGAGCTGGACGTGGTCCGTCTGGTCGCCCTCGGCCGGACCAACGCCGAGATCGCGGCCGAACTGTACGTCTCCCTCTCCACGGTCAAGACGCACCTGTCCAGCGTCCAGCTCAAGCTGGCCGCCCGGAACCGGGTCGAGATCGCGGCCTGGGCCTGGCAGAACGGGCACGCCCGGGCCGGAGCGTAA
- a CDS encoding sensor histidine kinase — MRSTSPRGCVRGFGVGFLLAASVYDLLVADAVDNAVWAPVTVLLVGFTAVLWPVGRRPRWLTPQLRTAVPAVVSALLTAAVLLTDRAHMPFGPGEVVILLSLLFVAVRHCPWPWALVCAVLDAAALLLLPVRYFRSLQEEVLAYALVGLVLVGLTAGLAAYLRSLDYRRTVAVGETRRAERVAIAADLHDFVAHHVTGILVQTQMARMMAARQPQDLDPVLAGIERAATEALASMRRTVGVLRDTGPEAADRRPVGDLAAVTDLVEGFATPAQRTVLHRDPGVCDDLPYEMQAAAFRVVQEALTNVRRHAGDATQVTVRLACPGDRLEVTVTDDGHGGTQLPEAAHGGGFGLVGLTERVTALGGALHAGPRGGVDGAAGWQVRAVFPAGKQWRPGSRALFNETAHAAWEVKPPAD, encoded by the coding sequence ATGAGATCCACCTCTCCCCGCGGCTGCGTGCGGGGCTTCGGCGTCGGCTTCCTGCTGGCGGCCTCGGTCTACGACCTGCTCGTCGCCGACGCCGTCGACAACGCCGTCTGGGCGCCGGTGACCGTGCTGCTCGTCGGGTTCACCGCCGTGCTGTGGCCGGTCGGCCGGAGGCCGCGGTGGCTCACCCCGCAGCTGCGCACGGCCGTACCCGCCGTGGTCTCCGCGCTTCTCACGGCGGCCGTGCTGCTGACCGACCGCGCGCACATGCCGTTCGGGCCGGGCGAGGTGGTGATCCTGCTGAGCCTGCTGTTCGTCGCCGTACGCCACTGCCCGTGGCCGTGGGCCCTGGTGTGCGCGGTGCTCGACGCGGCCGCCCTGCTTCTGCTGCCGGTGCGGTACTTCCGGTCGTTGCAGGAGGAGGTGCTGGCGTACGCCCTGGTGGGCCTGGTCCTGGTCGGGCTGACCGCCGGGCTCGCCGCGTACCTGCGCTCCCTGGACTACCGGCGCACCGTCGCAGTCGGCGAGACACGCCGCGCCGAGCGCGTCGCCATCGCCGCCGACCTGCACGACTTCGTCGCGCACCACGTCACCGGGATCCTCGTGCAGACCCAGATGGCCCGCATGATGGCGGCCCGGCAGCCGCAGGACCTGGACCCCGTCCTGGCCGGCATCGAGCGCGCCGCGACCGAGGCGCTGGCCTCCATGCGGCGCACGGTGGGCGTGCTGCGCGACACCGGCCCGGAGGCCGCCGACCGCCGTCCCGTCGGCGACCTGGCCGCCGTCACTGACCTGGTCGAAGGCTTCGCGACCCCGGCGCAGAGGACCGTCCTGCACCGGGACCCGGGCGTCTGCGACGACCTGCCGTACGAGATGCAGGCCGCCGCCTTCCGGGTCGTGCAGGAGGCGCTGACCAACGTACGGCGCCACGCGGGCGACGCCACGCAGGTCACCGTCCGTCTGGCCTGCCCCGGTGACCGGCTGGAGGTCACGGTGACGGACGACGGCCACGGCGGCACGCAGCTCCCGGAGGCCGCCCACGGCGGCGGTTTCGGCCTCGTCGGCCTGACGGAACGGGTGACCGCGCTGGGCGGCGCATTGCACGCGGGACCTCGCGGGGGTGTGGACGGGGCAGCGGGCTGGCAGGTGCGGGCGGTGTTCCCGGCCGGGAAGCAGTGGCGTCCGGGCTCCCGTGCGCTGTTCAATGAGACTGCACACGCCGCCTGGGAAGTGAAGCCGCCCGCCGACTGA
- a CDS encoding helix-turn-helix domain-containing protein: MSPAVVPPVGARIRQARLERGMSLRALAREVGVSASLVSQIETGKSQPSVSTLYAITTVLGISVESLFDARASSPMAGVHPPGTVLHALAAFAADPERRIGPLAGAGERETLELDSGVVWERLGRVPGGDVDFLLVTYRPGGSSSGSGGLMRHAGTEYGYLTSGELILTLGFDEYTVRPGDAVSFESTTPHRYRNDGEVPAVGVWFVSGDGQ, translated from the coding sequence GTGTCCCCCGCCGTCGTGCCGCCCGTCGGGGCGCGTATCCGGCAGGCGCGTCTGGAGCGTGGGATGAGCCTGCGTGCGCTCGCGCGGGAAGTCGGTGTGTCGGCGAGCCTCGTGTCGCAGATCGAGACCGGCAAGAGCCAGCCGTCCGTCAGTACCCTCTATGCGATCACGACCGTCCTGGGCATATCCGTCGAGTCCCTCTTCGACGCCCGGGCCTCCTCGCCGATGGCCGGCGTACACCCGCCCGGCACCGTCCTGCATGCCCTCGCCGCCTTCGCCGCCGACCCGGAGCGGCGGATCGGCCCGCTGGCCGGCGCGGGTGAGCGCGAGACCCTGGAGCTGGACTCCGGCGTCGTATGGGAGCGCCTCGGCCGGGTGCCGGGCGGGGACGTCGACTTCCTGCTGGTGACCTACCGGCCCGGCGGCTCCTCGTCCGGCTCCGGCGGCCTGATGCGGCACGCCGGCACCGAGTACGGCTATCTGACCTCCGGCGAACTGATCCTCACCCTCGGTTTCGACGAGTACACCGTGCGCCCGGGCGACGCCGTCAGCTTCGAGTCGACGACCCCCCACCGTTACCGCAACGATGGAGAGGTACCGGCTGTGGGTGTCTGGTTCGTGTCCGGCGATGGTCAGTGA
- a CDS encoding M24 family metallopeptidase, translated as MAIRTYGPNAVDWEERIDLDRLRGQRLARLHESLNRSALGAVLSFDFANIRYMTATHIGTWAMDKLIRFALLVRDGAPVVWDFGSAARHHQLYNPWLDYSDGKGGPPTGARAGISTLRGAFHPDAGIAEDVAAKIAAELRDHGLANEPLGVDVAEMPVLAALRAEGIDVVDGQQVFLEARRIKTGDEIALLTQACAMVDAAYEELYGHLRPGVRENECVGVVAKVLYDLGSEYVEGVNAISGERCSPHPHVYSDRLIRPGDPAFFDILHSHLGYRTCYYRTFAVGSASRAQRDAYARCRAYMDQAIALVRPGATTADIVRVWPRAEEFGFADETAAFALQYGHGVGLSIWEKPIFSRLVSLDYPEVLEEGMVFALETYWPAADGWSAARIEEELVVTADGCEVITKFPAEELLVAGRKYWTVGGELNTRREAQSHLNTSRGDGVS; from the coding sequence ATGGCGATCCGCACATATGGACCCAACGCCGTCGACTGGGAAGAGCGCATCGACCTCGACCGGCTGCGCGGACAGCGGCTGGCCCGGCTGCACGAGTCCCTGAACCGCTCCGCGCTGGGCGCGGTGCTCAGCTTCGACTTCGCCAACATCCGCTACATGACCGCCACGCACATCGGCACCTGGGCGATGGACAAGCTGATCCGCTTCGCCCTGCTGGTGCGCGACGGCGCACCGGTCGTCTGGGACTTCGGCTCCGCCGCCCGCCACCACCAGCTGTACAACCCGTGGCTCGACTACAGCGACGGCAAGGGCGGCCCGCCCACGGGCGCCCGCGCCGGCATCTCCACCCTGCGCGGCGCCTTCCACCCGGACGCGGGCATCGCCGAGGACGTGGCCGCCAAGATCGCCGCCGAGCTGCGCGACCACGGGCTGGCGAACGAACCGCTCGGCGTCGACGTCGCCGAGATGCCCGTCCTCGCCGCCCTGCGCGCCGAGGGCATCGACGTCGTGGACGGACAGCAGGTCTTCCTGGAGGCCCGCCGGATCAAGACCGGCGACGAGATCGCCCTGCTCACCCAGGCCTGCGCCATGGTCGACGCGGCCTACGAGGAGCTGTACGGCCATCTGCGCCCGGGTGTGCGCGAGAACGAGTGCGTCGGCGTCGTGGCCAAGGTCCTGTACGACCTCGGCAGCGAGTACGTCGAGGGCGTCAACGCCATCTCGGGCGAGCGGTGTTCACCGCATCCGCACGTCTACAGCGACCGCCTGATCCGCCCCGGCGACCCGGCCTTCTTCGACATCCTGCACAGCCACCTCGGCTACCGCACCTGCTACTACCGCACGTTCGCCGTGGGCAGCGCCTCCCGGGCGCAACGGGACGCCTATGCGCGCTGCCGTGCGTACATGGACCAGGCGATCGCGCTCGTCCGGCCCGGTGCGACCACCGCCGACATCGTGCGGGTGTGGCCGCGTGCGGAGGAGTTCGGCTTCGCCGACGAGACCGCCGCCTTCGCCCTCCAGTACGGCCATGGCGTCGGCCTGTCGATCTGGGAGAAGCCGATCTTCAGCCGCCTGGTCTCCCTCGATTACCCCGAAGTCCTGGAAGAGGGCATGGTGTTCGCCCTGGAGACCTACTGGCCGGCCGCCGACGGCTGGTCCGCCGCCCGGATCGAGGAGGAGCTCGTCGTCACCGCCGACGGCTGCGAGGTCATCACCAAGTTCCCGGCCGAGGAACTGCTGGTGGCCGGGCGCAAGTACTGGACGGTGGGCGGTGAGCTGAACACCCGCCGGGAGGCGCAGTCCCATCTCAACACCTCTCGTGGCGACGGGGTGAGCTGA
- a CDS encoding thiamine pyrophosphate-dependent dehydrogenase E1 component subunit alpha gives MDTAGLLACYERMALIRRTEKAAHDLFLQGLVKGTTHLAAGQEAIAVGASAALRPDDYVFATYRGHHHALARGATPEECLAELMSRATGLCKAKGGSMHLTKAATGMLGSYAIVGSHLPMAVGAAWSARLRGTDQLAVAFFGDGATNIGAFHESLNLAAVWKLPVLFVCENNQYMEYTPIADVTAVARPAADRAPAHGIPGEVVDGNDVVAVEEAVARIAERARAGDGPAVLEAETYRHFGHSRADPAAYRPAEEVERWLKHDPLDLARGRLAELGVGAEVVAEADERARAVVERAVEAAKAGPPPDPREALTDVWADGGAAWRT, from the coding sequence ATGGACACCGCCGGACTCCTCGCTTGCTACGAGCGGATGGCCCTCATCCGCCGTACGGAGAAGGCCGCCCACGACCTGTTCCTCCAGGGCCTGGTGAAGGGCACCACGCATCTCGCCGCCGGGCAGGAGGCGATCGCCGTGGGCGCGAGCGCGGCCCTGCGCCCGGACGACTATGTGTTCGCCACCTATAGGGGCCACCACCATGCCCTCGCCCGGGGCGCCACCCCCGAGGAGTGCCTCGCCGAGCTGATGAGCCGGGCGACCGGGCTGTGCAAGGCCAAGGGCGGCTCCATGCACCTGACCAAGGCGGCCACCGGCATGCTCGGCTCGTACGCCATCGTCGGTTCCCATCTGCCGATGGCGGTCGGCGCGGCCTGGTCGGCCCGGCTGCGCGGCACGGACCAGCTCGCGGTCGCCTTCTTCGGTGACGGCGCGACCAACATCGGCGCCTTCCACGAGTCGCTCAACCTGGCCGCCGTGTGGAAACTGCCGGTGCTGTTCGTGTGCGAGAACAACCAGTACATGGAGTACACGCCGATCGCCGACGTCACGGCGGTGGCCCGGCCCGCCGCCGACCGGGCGCCCGCCCACGGCATCCCGGGCGAGGTCGTCGACGGCAACGACGTCGTGGCCGTCGAGGAGGCGGTGGCGCGGATCGCGGAGCGGGCCCGGGCCGGGGACGGGCCCGCTGTGCTGGAGGCCGAGACCTACCGGCACTTCGGGCACAGCCGCGCCGACCCGGCGGCCTACCGCCCGGCCGAGGAGGTCGAACGGTGGCTGAAGCACGACCCGCTGGACCTCGCACGGGGACGGCTCGCCGAGCTGGGGGTCGGGGCGGAGGTGGTCGCGGAGGCCGACGAGCGGGCCCGGGCCGTCGTGGAGCGGGCCGTGGAGGCGGC